The Skermanella pratensis genome has a window encoding:
- the ptsP gene encoding phosphoenolpyruvate--protein phosphotransferase: MPGITSRRLLARLRDVMAGSGSAQHRLDKIVTLIGAEMGADVCSCYVMRAGDILELFATVGLNQSAVHKTRLRVGEGLVGDIAAHARPVALANAPSHPNFAYRPETGEEAFLSLMGVPILRGGRVRGVLVIQHKDKRVYFEEEVETLQTIAMVVAELTAGGELVSQQEISAVADAALLPTRLDGVSLNRGLAMGLAVLHRPQLTIRQMVAEDPDVETERFRKALEGMHTALDDLLRVSSVEGGEHHDILETYRMFAEDRGWLSRIREAIRNGLTAEAAVQRVQNDTRARMSQMHDPYFRERLLDLDDLTNRLLQHLAGKESLASANLPDDVILVARSMGPAELLDYDRRRLRALVLEEGSASSHVAIVARALDIPVVGQCTDVLTRIEPLDQLIVDGDNAQVLVRPAEDIQDAFHNSMTVRAQRKRLYAETIHQPAVSLDGVEVSINLNCGLLIDLQHLDDTGADGVGLYRTEIPFMIRSEYPGVEAQTELYGRVLELTGDRPIVFRTLDVGGDKSLPYFVDQEQENPALGWRAIRIGLDRPAMLRQQLRALLRASGGRDVRVMFPMISECAEFEDARAVLDLEMDRLVKRGGVPPARVMVGAMLEVPALIWHLPALLPQLDFISVGSNDLMQYMFAADRGNPRINTRYDPLSPPMLTMFRHLVGLCEGAGVPISVCGEMAGRPLDAMALLGVGFRSLSMSPPAVGPVKTMLRSLNVSQIREYIETLYPVRDHSLREKLRSFAIDHGIMI; encoded by the coding sequence ATGCCCGGTATAACGTCTCGGCGCCTGCTGGCGCGGCTGCGCGACGTGATGGCCGGCTCCGGCTCGGCGCAGCACAGGCTGGACAAGATCGTCACGCTGATCGGGGCGGAGATGGGGGCGGACGTCTGCTCCTGCTACGTCATGCGCGCCGGCGACATCCTGGAGCTGTTCGCCACCGTCGGCCTGAACCAGTCGGCCGTCCACAAGACCCGGCTGCGGGTCGGGGAGGGGCTGGTCGGCGACATCGCGGCCCATGCCCGGCCGGTGGCGCTGGCCAACGCGCCGTCCCACCCCAACTTCGCCTATCGCCCGGAGACGGGAGAGGAGGCGTTCCTGTCGCTGATGGGCGTGCCGATCCTGCGCGGCGGACGGGTGCGCGGCGTGCTGGTGATCCAGCACAAGGACAAGCGCGTCTATTTCGAGGAGGAGGTCGAGACCCTCCAGACCATCGCCATGGTGGTGGCCGAGCTGACCGCCGGCGGCGAACTGGTCAGCCAGCAGGAGATCTCCGCGGTCGCCGACGCGGCACTGCTGCCGACCCGACTCGACGGCGTCAGCCTCAACCGCGGGCTCGCCATGGGGCTGGCGGTGCTGCACCGGCCGCAGCTGACCATCCGCCAGATGGTCGCCGAGGATCCGGACGTGGAGACCGAGCGGTTCCGCAAGGCGCTGGAGGGGATGCACACCGCACTGGACGACTTGCTGCGCGTCTCCAGCGTCGAAGGCGGTGAGCACCACGACATCCTGGAGACCTACCGGATGTTCGCCGAGGACCGCGGATGGCTGTCGCGCATCCGCGAGGCGATCCGGAACGGCCTGACCGCGGAGGCGGCGGTCCAGCGCGTGCAGAACGACACCCGCGCGCGCATGAGCCAGATGCACGATCCCTACTTCCGGGAGCGGCTGCTCGACCTGGACGACCTGACCAACCGGCTGCTCCAGCACCTGGCGGGCAAGGAATCGCTGGCCTCGGCCAACCTGCCGGACGATGTCATCCTGGTCGCCCGCTCCATGGGACCGGCCGAACTTCTCGACTACGACCGGCGCCGGCTCAGGGCCCTGGTGCTGGAGGAAGGGTCGGCGTCGAGTCACGTGGCGATCGTCGCCCGGGCGCTCGACATCCCGGTGGTCGGCCAATGCACCGACGTGCTGACCCGGATCGAACCGCTCGACCAGCTGATCGTCGACGGAGATAACGCCCAGGTGCTGGTCCGTCCGGCCGAGGACATCCAGGACGCCTTCCACAACAGCATGACGGTGCGCGCCCAGCGCAAGCGTCTCTATGCCGAGACGATCCACCAGCCGGCTGTGTCGCTGGACGGCGTCGAGGTCTCGATCAACCTGAACTGCGGGCTGCTGATCGACCTGCAGCATCTCGACGATACCGGAGCCGACGGGGTCGGGCTCTACCGGACCGAGATCCCCTTCATGATCCGGTCGGAATATCCCGGAGTGGAAGCCCAGACCGAGCTGTACGGGCGGGTGCTGGAACTGACCGGCGACCGGCCGATCGTGTTCCGCACGCTCGACGTCGGCGGCGACAAGAGCCTGCCCTACTTCGTCGACCAGGAGCAGGAGAACCCGGCGCTGGGCTGGCGCGCCATCCGCATCGGGCTGGACCGTCCCGCCATGCTGCGCCAGCAGCTTCGGGCGTTGCTGCGCGCCTCGGGCGGGCGGGACGTGCGGGTCATGTTCCCGATGATCAGCGAATGCGCCGAGTTCGAGGACGCCCGCGCCGTGCTGGACCTGGAGATGGACCGGCTGGTCAAGCGCGGCGGCGTTCCGCCGGCCCGCGTTATGGTCGGGGCGATGCTGGAGGTGCCCGCCCTGATCTGGCACCTGCCGGCGCTGCTGCCGCAGCTGGACTTCATCTCCGTCGGGTCGAACGACCTGATGCAGTACATGTTCGCGGCCGACCGCGGCAATCCGCGGATCAACACCCGGTACGACCCGCTGTCGCCGCCGATGCTGACCATGTTCCGCCATCTCGTCGGCCTGTGCGAAGGCGCCGGCGTTCCGATCAGCGTGTGCGGCGAAATGGCCGGCCGGCCGCTCGACGCCATGGCCCTGCTCGGCGTCGGCTTCCGCAGCCTGTCCATGTCGCCGCCGGCGGTCGGTCCGGTCAAGACCATGCTGCGCAGCCTGAACGTGTCGCAAATACGCGAGTATATAGAAACCCTCTATCCGGTGCGCGATCACAGCCTGCGGGAAAAGCTGCGTTCATTTGCGATAGATCATGGGATCATGATCTAA
- a CDS encoding NAD(P)H-dependent flavin oxidoreductase, which translates to MTQAPAPMPAEDTTRAARARLDRLWSRGRAFLGTDLAVMGGAMTWVSERRLVAAISNGGAFGVIASGSMVPDQLDAEILGTRELTDRPFGVNLITLHPRLEELIDVCADHRVGHVVLAGGLPSSASIRRIKERGAKVVCFAPAASIARKLVKSGTDAIMIEGMEAGGHIGPVSTSVLAQEVLPVVSDVPVFVAGGIGRGEAILSYLEMGAAGVQLGTRFVCATESIAHPRYKQAFINAAARDAVPSVQIDPRFPVTPVRALTNEGTRRFQTFQAEVIGRFNRGEVSQKEAQLEIEHFWAGALRRAVIEGDVENGSLMAGQSVGMVTREQPAAGILQELIEQAVRALEARSGAFGKPERRDAIIPGAAE; encoded by the coding sequence ATGACCCAAGCTCCCGCCCCGATGCCGGCCGAAGACACGACGCGCGCTGCCCGCGCCCGACTCGACCGCTTGTGGAGCCGGGGGCGGGCGTTCCTGGGTACCGACCTCGCGGTGATGGGGGGAGCCATGACGTGGGTCTCCGAACGGCGCTTGGTGGCCGCCATCTCCAACGGCGGCGCCTTCGGCGTGATCGCGTCGGGCTCCATGGTGCCGGATCAGCTCGACGCCGAGATCCTGGGCACCAGGGAGCTGACCGACCGGCCGTTCGGCGTCAACCTGATCACCCTGCACCCGCGCCTGGAAGAGCTGATCGACGTCTGCGCCGACCATCGGGTCGGGCATGTGGTGCTGGCCGGCGGGCTGCCGTCCTCGGCCTCGATCCGGCGGATCAAGGAGCGGGGCGCCAAAGTGGTGTGCTTCGCTCCCGCCGCCTCGATCGCCCGCAAGCTGGTCAAGAGCGGCACCGACGCGATCATGATCGAGGGGATGGAGGCGGGCGGCCATATCGGGCCGGTATCCACCTCGGTGCTGGCGCAGGAGGTCCTGCCGGTGGTCAGCGACGTGCCGGTTTTCGTTGCCGGCGGCATCGGCCGGGGCGAGGCCATCCTGTCCTACCTGGAGATGGGGGCGGCCGGGGTCCAGCTCGGCACGCGGTTCGTCTGCGCCACGGAATCGATCGCCCATCCGCGCTACAAGCAGGCCTTCATCAATGCCGCGGCTCGCGACGCCGTGCCGTCCGTGCAGATCGACCCCCGCTTTCCGGTGACTCCCGTCCGCGCCCTGACCAATGAGGGGACCCGCCGTTTCCAGACCTTCCAGGCGGAGGTGATCGGGCGGTTCAACCGGGGCGAAGTGAGCCAGAAGGAAGCCCAGCTCGAGATCGAGCATTTCTGGGCCGGCGCCCTGAGGCGCGCCGTGATCGAGGGCGACGTGGAGAACGGCTCCCTGATGGCGGGCCAGAGCGTCGGCATGGTCACCCGCGAGCAACCGGCCGCCGGGATCCTGCAGGAATTGATCGAGCAAGCCGTCCGCGCGCTGGAGGCGCGCTCCGGTGCCTTCGGGAAACCGGAGAGGCGCGACGCGATCATTCCCGGGGCGGCGGAATAG
- a CDS encoding aspartate kinase: MARIVLKFGGTSVGDIDRIKNVARKVKAEVDAGHQVAVVVSAMSGVTNKLVEYCAGISPLHDAREYDAVVASGEQVTSGLTALALQELGIAARSWQGWQIPIRTDDVHAKARICSIETEELERRLSSGEVAVVAGFQGMSPNGRIATLGRGGSDTSAVALAAALKADRCDIYTDVDGVYTTDPRIVSKARKLSKITYEEMLEMASLGAKVLQTRSVEMAMKHGVRVQVLSSFEKAAGSELPGTLVVDEDEIVEQELVSGIAYSRDEAKITLIGVADRPGVAAGLFGPLADSSVNVDMIVQNVSEDGASTDITFTVSKADLERARNVLEAAKGELQYRRLLADSNVVKVSVIGVGMRSHAGVAQRMFKSLAEKGINIQVISTSEIKVSVLIAEEYTELALRALHTAYGLDAA; this comes from the coding sequence ATGGCGCGGATCGTTTTGAAATTCGGCGGCACATCGGTCGGCGACATCGACCGCATCAAGAATGTGGCGCGCAAGGTTAAGGCGGAAGTCGACGCCGGCCATCAGGTCGCGGTCGTCGTTTCGGCCATGTCGGGCGTCACCAACAAGCTGGTGGAATACTGCGCCGGCATCAGCCCGCTGCACGACGCGCGGGAATACGACGCCGTCGTCGCCTCGGGCGAGCAGGTGACCAGCGGGCTGACCGCCCTGGCGCTCCAGGAACTGGGCATCGCCGCGCGCTCTTGGCAGGGCTGGCAGATCCCGATCCGGACCGACGACGTGCATGCCAAGGCGCGCATCTGCTCGATCGAGACGGAAGAGCTGGAGCGCCGGCTGTCCTCCGGCGAGGTCGCCGTGGTCGCGGGCTTCCAGGGCATGTCGCCGAACGGCCGGATCGCGACGCTTGGCCGCGGCGGCTCCGACACCTCGGCGGTGGCGCTGGCCGCCGCCCTGAAGGCCGACCGCTGCGACATCTACACCGACGTGGACGGCGTCTACACGACCGATCCCCGCATCGTGTCCAAGGCGCGCAAGCTGTCCAAGATCACCTACGAGGAAATGCTGGAGATGGCGTCCCTGGGCGCCAAGGTGCTCCAGACCCGCTCGGTCGAGATGGCCATGAAGCACGGCGTGCGGGTGCAGGTGCTTTCCAGCTTCGAAAAGGCAGCCGGCAGCGAGCTGCCCGGTACTCTGGTTGTGGACGAGGACGAAATCGTGGAACAGGAACTGGTCAGCGGCATCGCCTACAGCCGTGACGAAGCGAAGATCACCCTGATCGGCGTGGCCGACCGGCCCGGCGTCGCCGCCGGCCTGTTCGGCCCGCTGGCCGACTCGTCGGTCAACGTCGACATGATCGTGCAGAACGTGTCGGAGGACGGTGCCAGCACCGACATCACCTTCACGGTGTCGAAGGCCGACCTGGAGCGGGCGCGCAACGTGCTGGAAGCCGCCAAGGGCGAGCTTCAGTACCGCCGCCTGCTGGCCGACAGCAACGTCGTCAAGGTGTCGGTGATCGGCGTCGGCATGCGCAGCCATGCCGGCGTCGCCCAGCGGATGTTCAAGTCGCTGGCGGAGAAGGGGATCAACATCCAGGTCATCTCGACGTCGGAGATCAAGGTCAGCGTGCTGATCGCGGAGGAGTACACCGAGTTGGCGCTCCGCGCTCTCCACACCGCCTATGGGCTGGACGCCGCCTGA
- the ubiG gene encoding bifunctional 2-polyprenyl-6-hydroxyphenol methylase/3-demethylubiquinol 3-O-methyltransferase UbiG — translation MSATSTASATSRVSAAARSGTVDAGEIARFSAIAAQWWDPRGKFKPLHKYNPVRIGYIRDAVCARFGRDPTAPQPLAGLRFVDIGCGGGLLAEPLARLGAEVVGIDAAERNVNVAAQHAAESGVTVDYRHTTAEDLALSGERFDVVLALEVVEHVADVPLFLRSLCTLMKPGGDPGSMLFLATINRTPKSFALAIVGAEYVLRWLPRGTHDWRKFLKPSELAAGLRPHGVTVRDITGVVYNPLRDEFSLSRRDLDTNYMLWAGAAV, via the coding sequence ATGTCTGCCACAAGCACCGCCTCAGCAACTTCCCGCGTTTCAGCAGCCGCCCGGTCAGGCACGGTCGATGCCGGGGAGATCGCCCGTTTCAGCGCCATCGCGGCGCAGTGGTGGGACCCGCGCGGCAAGTTCAAGCCGCTGCACAAGTACAATCCCGTCCGAATCGGCTATATCCGCGACGCGGTGTGCGCCCGGTTCGGCCGCGACCCCACCGCCCCGCAGCCCCTCGCTGGACTGCGTTTCGTCGACATCGGCTGCGGCGGCGGCCTGCTGGCCGAACCGCTGGCCCGGCTGGGAGCCGAAGTCGTCGGCATCGACGCGGCCGAGCGGAACGTGAACGTCGCGGCGCAGCACGCGGCGGAGTCCGGCGTGACCGTCGATTACCGCCACACCACGGCGGAGGATCTGGCCCTGTCCGGCGAACGGTTCGACGTGGTGCTGGCGCTGGAGGTGGTCGAACACGTGGCCGACGTGCCTCTGTTCCTGCGCTCTCTCTGCACCCTGATGAAACCGGGCGGTGATCCGGGGAGCATGCTGTTCCTTGCGACCATCAATCGCACGCCGAAGTCTTTCGCGCTGGCGATCGTCGGAGCCGAATACGTGCTCCGCTGGCTGCCCCGCGGCACCCACGACTGGCGCAAGTTCCTGAAGCCCTCGGAACTGGCGGCCGGGTTGCGTCCCCACGGGGTGACGGTGCGCGACATCACCGGCGTGGTCTATAATCCGCTGCGCGACGAGTTCTCGCTCAGCCGGCGCGACCTGGACACCAACTACATGCTGTGGGCAGGCGCCGCGGTCTGA
- a CDS encoding sensor histidine kinase, with protein sequence MELRLRQATADQENEQLQTALEDSARRIDVLARENSELQAERTVLTAENAHLRHLLAQSHARFMEARVSAGRNAPSVRTGLEGDISILHEELQVSLEELQVTTEELETANAALREANQTLESQVADRTANLNLAVAERDALLDRKDLLIREVDHRVKNSLQMVMGLLRIQARKVADAATRQALQTAVMRIQAIAQVHSMLYARNAGGTVAFREYLGEICAFLGETLGVDGRRRKLTVDADAVEVSTDLAIPLALVTAELVTNAFRHAFGDGPGRVRVCFRRAEGNGLELMVADDGRGLPQEFDWSRGDGLGLQVVKAMAEQVGARLDIARQDGTRFILKMPDN encoded by the coding sequence ATGGAACTCCGCCTTCGCCAAGCGACCGCCGATCAGGAAAACGAGCAACTCCAAACCGCGCTCGAAGATTCGGCAAGGCGCATAGATGTGCTTGCCCGCGAGAATTCGGAACTGCAGGCGGAACGGACGGTACTGACCGCCGAGAACGCACATTTGCGCCATCTTCTGGCCCAGAGCCACGCCCGTTTCATGGAGGCCCGGGTATCGGCCGGGCGGAACGCTCCCAGCGTCCGGACGGGGCTGGAAGGCGACATATCGATCCTGCATGAGGAACTGCAGGTTTCGCTGGAGGAGCTTCAGGTCACCACGGAGGAACTTGAAACCGCCAATGCCGCCCTGCGGGAGGCCAACCAGACGCTGGAAAGCCAAGTGGCGGACCGAACCGCCAACCTGAACCTTGCCGTCGCCGAGCGCGATGCCTTGCTTGACCGCAAGGATCTGCTGATCCGCGAAGTGGACCACCGGGTCAAGAACAGCCTGCAGATGGTCATGGGCCTGCTTCGGATCCAGGCGCGGAAGGTCGCCGATGCCGCCACCCGGCAGGCCCTGCAGACCGCCGTGATGCGTATCCAGGCGATCGCCCAGGTCCACAGCATGCTTTATGCCCGGAACGCCGGTGGAACCGTCGCCTTCCGTGAGTACCTGGGGGAGATCTGCGCCTTCCTCGGCGAGACGCTGGGCGTGGACGGCCGCCGGCGGAAGCTGACGGTCGATGCCGATGCCGTCGAAGTTTCGACCGACCTCGCGATCCCGCTGGCCCTGGTTACCGCCGAACTGGTCACCAACGCCTTCCGCCACGCCTTCGGCGATGGCCCCGGCAGGGTCCGGGTATGCTTCCGCCGCGCCGAGGGGAACGGTCTGGAACTCATGGTCGCCGACGACGGCCGCGGTCTACCCCAGGAATTCGACTGGTCCCGAGGCGATGGCCTGGGATTGCAGGTGGTCAAGGCGATGGCCGAGCAGGTCGGCGCCCGGCTCGACATCGCCCGGCAGGACGGCACCCGCTTCATCCTGAAGATGCCGGACAATTGA
- a CDS encoding chemotaxis protein CheB, with translation MRVLRGTPRAEQAVSCGLGLSGHLHNPIFFAPRRHEWRRRLLSRTMKRRDIIVVGASAGGLGALQTLIGGLPHDLAAAVFVVLHIGARRSAASTILNSSGPLPVAKAVDGGEIRNGHIHVAPPDHHLLLEPGCMRLTRGPRENRTRPAADPLFRTAAEAYGSRVIGIILSGTLGDGTAGFSAIRRCGGATVVQDPDEAEYPGMPRNALRYVGADHCLPVAAIPDLVARLSSGCPAGTLKGAKDRSERLREPEKDNEVTGKYEMNQPVALTCPSCGGSLKETMVGQLPYYTCHIGHRFAIADMDASQVEKLEESFEIALRTLNERAGLCRRMAEMALGNGHTLSSQRWDDARAEAEEKANVLKRFLEHDWISQPSAEDA, from the coding sequence GTGCGGGTGCTTCGCGGCACGCCGCGGGCTGAACAAGCCGTTTCCTGCGGGCTGGGGCTGTCAGGCCACTTGCATAATCCCATATTCTTCGCGCCGCGTCGCCATGAATGGCGGCGTCGGCTGTTGTCTCGTACCATGAAGCGTCGTGACATCATCGTCGTGGGAGCCTCCGCCGGCGGCCTCGGAGCGCTCCAGACCTTAATCGGGGGACTGCCGCACGATCTCGCCGCGGCCGTTTTCGTCGTCCTGCATATCGGTGCGCGGCGCAGCGCCGCGTCGACGATCCTGAATTCATCCGGCCCGCTGCCGGTCGCCAAGGCGGTCGATGGCGGGGAGATCCGCAACGGGCATATCCATGTGGCGCCGCCCGACCACCATCTGTTGCTCGAACCGGGCTGCATGCGGCTGACGCGCGGCCCACGGGAGAACCGAACCCGCCCGGCGGCCGATCCGCTGTTCCGAACGGCGGCGGAGGCGTATGGATCGAGGGTCATCGGAATTATCCTGTCCGGAACCTTGGGCGATGGCACCGCCGGTTTCAGCGCGATCAGGCGGTGCGGCGGCGCTACCGTTGTGCAAGACCCGGACGAGGCCGAGTATCCCGGCATGCCAAGGAACGCGCTGCGCTATGTCGGCGCCGACCATTGCCTTCCGGTCGCGGCGATTCCCGATCTTGTCGCCCGGCTGTCGAGCGGTTGCCCGGCCGGAACATTGAAAGGCGCCAAGGATCGTTCCGAAAGACTTCGGGAGCCAGAAAAGGATAATGAGGTGACAGGCAAATATGAAATGAACCAGCCGGTTGCATTGACATGTCCCAGTTGCGGCGGTTCGCTGAAGGAAACCATGGTCGGGCAGTTGCCCTATTATACCTGTCATATCGGTCATCGTTTCGCGATCGCCGACATGGATGCCAGCCAAGTCGAGAAGCTTGAGGAGTCGTTTGAGATCGCATTGCGCACCTTGAACGAGCGTGCCGGGTTGTGCCGGCGCATGGCCGAAATGGCACTGGGCAATGGGCACACCCTTTCCTCCCAACGTTGGGATGATGCGCGGGCGGAAGCCGAAGAAAAGGCGAATGTGCTGAAGCGCTTTCTCGAACATGATTGGATCAGCCAGCCGAGTGCGGAAGATGCTTGA
- a CDS encoding chemotaxis protein CheB — MRKTHCRDIVVIAASAGGVSALQTLCAGLPDDLGAAIFIVQHVSPSARSMLPAILGRTSSLPVLHPADGEAIRPGHIYVAPPDRHLLVKRGHMLVRKGPKENRTRPAADPLFRSAAVAYGSRVVGLVLTGTLDDGTAGLLAVKRCGGIAAVQDPDDAAWPDMPRHAMQKVAVDYRLPLDRLADLVTRLTLEPAGPQPPIPADIELEAHIAEQEMISMTEETSNNSMSGRPALITCPDCGGAMMEVRDGPLLRFRCHIGHAYSPATLAEAQGEAFEQALGMALRTHHERVRLFERMAENAMAHGHHNAAAKWTAAAGEAQSHADLLRAVLSNQSPAAAIAPEAD; from the coding sequence ATGCGAAAGACCCATTGTCGGGACATCGTCGTGATCGCCGCATCGGCCGGCGGCGTGAGCGCCCTGCAGACCCTGTGCGCCGGCCTGCCGGACGATCTCGGGGCCGCCATCTTCATCGTCCAGCATGTCAGTCCCAGCGCCAGGAGCATGCTGCCGGCGATCCTGGGTCGCACCTCATCCCTGCCGGTGCTTCATCCGGCGGATGGCGAGGCGATCCGCCCCGGCCACATCTATGTCGCCCCGCCCGACCGGCATCTCCTGGTCAAGCGCGGCCACATGCTCGTCCGGAAGGGGCCGAAGGAGAACCGGACGCGACCGGCGGCCGATCCGCTGTTCCGCTCGGCGGCGGTGGCTTATGGTTCGCGTGTCGTGGGATTGGTGCTGACCGGCACGCTGGACGACGGCACGGCCGGGCTGCTCGCGGTCAAGCGTTGCGGAGGCATCGCCGCCGTCCAGGACCCGGACGATGCCGCTTGGCCGGACATGCCGCGCCACGCCATGCAGAAGGTCGCGGTCGATTACCGCCTTCCCCTGGACCGGCTTGCGGATCTCGTCACCCGGCTGACCCTGGAACCCGCGGGACCGCAGCCGCCCATACCGGCGGACATCGAATTGGAAGCTCACATCGCCGAGCAGGAAATGATCTCCATGACCGAGGAAACCAGTAACAATTCCATGTCGGGCCGTCCCGCCCTGATCACCTGTCCCGACTGCGGCGGGGCGATGATGGAGGTCAGGGACGGCCCCCTGCTGCGGTTCCGCTGCCATATCGGCCACGCGTACAGTCCGGCGACCCTGGCCGAGGCCCAGGGCGAGGCCTTCGAACAGGCCCTCGGGATGGCGCTCCGCACCCATCACGAACGCGTCAGACTGTTCGAGCGCATGGCGGAGAACGCCATGGCGCATGGCCACCACAATGCGGCCGCGAAGTGGACGGCCGCCGCCGGGGAAGCCCAAAGCCATGCCGACCTGCTGCGGGCCGTCCTGTCCAACCAGTCGCCCGCCGCCGCAATCGCGCCCGAAGCGGACTAG
- a CDS encoding CheR family methyltransferase, giving the protein MMVDEKPANPELEDLIRHLQEMRQVDFRGYKRTSLQRRIRQRMEEVECPDFVTYRALIDSDPKEVTNLLNTVLINVTSFFRDADAWKVLREEVIPQIIEHKKDKGPIRIWSVGCASGPEPYSAAMLFAEALGVENFCRSVKIYANDLDEDALRIARLATYDPRDIEGVPQHLLEKYFERTSNRYVFHRELRKCVIFGRHNIVQDAPISRIDLLICRNLLIYLDTRAQAAVLPRLHYALNTGGFLFLGKAETQLARSKMFESVNLKSRIFKKVGQEWQRSLGGSLSIATENNPVRRVNQNRLLEAIVEGSATAYVAISPQGHVMLANTMARRLLEIGPGDIGKPFQDLAVSYRPTELRSRIDEVQTTNRPLRLDNQNYHRPPADPIWLTIDIQPIHGDDGQLMATLLGFNDTTRSHILQRELQVTQETLETTVEELQSANEELETTNEELQSTNEELETTNEELRSTNEELETTNEEMRRQSEETSEYRLYADAILRSMDNGIIVLDQDLRVKSWNRWNENTWGLRSEEVIGQRLSSLDIGVPLFKVNAEMQRVMSQESSAEPIEFKAIDRRGRTLECRVRVLPLMYNSKDLRGIVLLIDDITELSRVQDFNAYLGRLVGESLNEVYILSPDTLHFQLVNKGAGQKLGYPLDQLKQMALPELMPEVSARKLRELLAPLISKEREEIVFETILEARDRGPYPVEICMQYLHREEPPVLIAMVHDTTERQQLELADGGREQGGMA; this is encoded by the coding sequence ATGATGGTTGATGAAAAGCCCGCGAATCCTGAACTGGAAGACCTCATCCGTCACCTGCAGGAGATGCGACAGGTCGATTTCCGCGGGTACAAGCGGACCAGCCTTCAGCGTCGCATCCGGCAGCGGATGGAGGAGGTCGAATGCCCGGATTTCGTGACCTACCGTGCGCTGATCGACAGCGATCCCAAGGAGGTCACGAACCTCCTCAACACGGTGCTGATCAACGTGACGTCCTTCTTTCGCGACGCGGACGCCTGGAAGGTGCTGCGCGAGGAGGTGATCCCGCAGATCATCGAGCACAAGAAGGACAAGGGTCCGATCCGGATCTGGAGCGTGGGCTGCGCCTCCGGGCCGGAGCCCTATTCCGCCGCCATGCTGTTCGCCGAGGCCCTGGGCGTCGAGAATTTCTGCCGGTCCGTAAAGATCTATGCCAATGATCTCGATGAGGATGCACTGAGGATTGCACGGCTCGCCACTTATGACCCACGCGACATCGAGGGCGTGCCGCAGCACCTGCTGGAGAAGTATTTCGAGCGGACCTCCAACCGCTATGTTTTCCATCGCGAACTGCGGAAATGCGTGATTTTCGGACGCCACAACATCGTGCAGGACGCCCCGATTTCCCGTATCGACCTGCTGATCTGCCGCAACCTGCTGATCTATCTGGATACCAGGGCCCAGGCTGCGGTCCTGCCCCGGCTGCATTACGCGCTGAATACCGGCGGGTTCCTGTTTCTCGGCAAGGCCGAAACCCAGCTCGCCCGATCCAAGATGTTCGAATCGGTCAACCTGAAGAGCCGGATTTTCAAGAAGGTCGGCCAGGAGTGGCAGCGCAGCCTGGGCGGCAGCCTGAGCATCGCGACGGAGAACAACCCGGTCCGCAGGGTCAACCAGAATCGATTGCTGGAGGCGATCGTGGAGGGCAGCGCCACGGCCTATGTGGCGATCAGCCCGCAGGGCCATGTCATGCTCGCCAACACCATGGCCCGGCGCCTGCTGGAGATCGGGCCCGGCGATATCGGCAAGCCTTTCCAGGACTTGGCCGTGTCCTACCGTCCGACCGAACTGCGCAGCCGCATCGACGAGGTGCAGACCACGAACCGACCCCTGCGCCTGGACAATCAGAATTATCATCGCCCGCCGGCCGACCCGATCTGGCTGACGATCGACATCCAGCCGATCCATGGTGACGATGGCCAGCTCATGGCCACCCTGCTCGGGTTCAACGACACCACGCGGTCCCATATACTCCAGCGTGAGCTGCAGGTGACCCAGGAAACGCTGGAGACCACCGTCGAGGAGCTTCAGTCGGCCAACGAGGAGCTGGAGACCACCAACGAGGAGCTTCAGTCGACCAACGAGGAGTTGGAGACCACCAACGAGGAGCTGCGCTCGACCAACGAGGAGCTGGAGACCACCAACGAGGAGATGCGCCGCCAGTCCGAGGAGACCTCCGAGTATCGTCTCTATGCCGATGCGATCCTGCGCAGCATGGACAACGGGATCATCGTTCTCGACCAGGACCTGAGGGTGAAGTCGTGGAACCGCTGGAACGAGAATACCTGGGGCCTGCGGAGCGAGGAGGTCATCGGCCAACGCCTGAGCAGCCTGGACATCGGGGTGCCGCTGTTCAAGGTGAACGCCGAGATGCAGCGGGTCATGAGCCAGGAATCGTCGGCGGAGCCGATCGAGTTCAAGGCCATCGACCGGCGCGGCCGCACGCTGGAGTGCCGGGTCCGCGTGCTGCCATTGATGTACAATTCCAAGGATCTTCGTGGAATCGTCCTGCTGATCGACGACATCACCGAACTGAGCCGGGTGCAGGACTTCAACGCCTATCTCGGCCGTCTCGTCGGCGAGTCGCTGAACGAGGTCTATATCCTGTCACCCGATACCCTCCACTTCCAACTGGTCAACAAGGGTGCCGGGCAGAAACTGGGCTATCCGCTGGACCAGCTCAAGCAGATGGCCCTGCCGGAGCTGATGCCCGAGGTATCCGCCCGGAAGCTGCGCGAGCTGCTGGCGCCGCTGATCTCGAAGGAACGGGAGGAGATCGTGTTCGAGACCATTCTCGAGGCGCGGGACCGCGGTCCCTATCCGGTCGAGATCTGCATGCAGTACCTTCACCGGGAGGAGCCGCCCGTCCTGATAGCCATGGTCCATGACACGACGGAGCGCCAGCAGCTCGAACTGGCCGACGGTGGCCGGGAGCAGGGCGGAATGGCGTGA